One Deltaproteobacteria bacterium genomic window, TAAAGTGCGAGTTTGAAGGTCTCTGCAGTTCGATAACCATACGCCCGATGACTGATGGCCTTGGCTTTGTTGTTGAGTCCTTCCACAGCTCCATTATCAATAGGTACTTTG contains:
- a CDS encoding transposase, translating into KVPIDNGAVEGLNNKAKAISHRAYGYRTAETFKLALYHGMGKLPEPKLTHKFV